A DNA window from Entelurus aequoreus isolate RoL-2023_Sb linkage group LG24, RoL_Eaeq_v1.1, whole genome shotgun sequence contains the following coding sequences:
- the LOC133641890 gene encoding cytochrome c oxidase subunit 5A, mitochondrial, giving the protein MFRAAARLSFSGVRSLARTKPRCQALLASRCYSHGKQETDEEFDARWVTYFNKQDIDAWELRKGMNTLICYDLVPEPKILEAALRACRRLNDLATALRILEAVKEKAGPHKEIYPYLIQELRPTLDELGISTPEELGIDKL; this is encoded by the exons ATGTTCAGAGCAGCCGCCCGCCTGTCTTTCTCCGGGGTTCGGAGTTTGGCCCGTACGAAACCGAGGTGTCAAG CTCTGTTGGCGTCAAGGTGCTACTCTCATGGGAAACAAGAGACCGACGAGGAGTTTGACGCCCGCTGGGTCACCTACTTTAACaagcaagacattgacgcatgGGAGCTGAGAAAAG GGATGAACACACTTATTTGTTACGATCTGGTACCTGAGCCCAAGATTCTCGAGGCAGCACTGCGAGCTTGTCGGAGGTTAAACGACTTGGCCACTGCCCTCCGAATTCTGGAAGCTGTGAAG GAAAAAGCTGGGCCACACAAAGAGATCTACCCATATCTCATTCAAGAACTGAGGCCAACTTTGGACGAACTGGGAATCTCCACACCTGAAGAGCTCGGAATCGACAAGTTATAA
- the rpp25a gene encoding ribonuclease P protein subunit p25a — protein sequence MTELQDQMRSTSVNPNSSRRVSRTEDLGPCPIPGLATSGVLHMRVKEGSKIRNLLRFATARMQGEGKDSLGTSPRQVVFTGSARGVTKTITCAEIFKRKVGGLHQVSKLYYKTVNEVWENSRHGDAGVTVQRTVPAICILLSKDPLNPQEPGYQPPQTLTTEDMCGTCGVMHNTPHGPPSAKRLRMEECVCSFTS from the coding sequence ATGACAGAACTACAGGATCAGATGAGGAGCACATCTGTCAATCCGAACAGCTCGAGGAGAGTGAGCCGCACAGAAGACCTCGGCCCCTGTCCCATTCCCGGACTCGCCACATCAGGCGTTCTCCACATGAGAGTGAAAGAAGGAAGCAAGATCCGCAATTTGCTGCGCTTTGCCACGGCTCGCATGCAAGGCGAAGGCAAAGACAGCCTCGGGACGTCGCCGAGACAGGTTGTCTTCACCGGCTCGGCCAGAGGGGTCACCAAGACCATCACTTGTGCGGAGATCTTCAAGCGTAAAGTGGGAGGACTCCACCAGGTGTCCAAGCTCTACTACAAGACAGTGAATGAGGTTTGGGAAAACTCCCGACATGGCGACGCAGGTGTGACCGTGCAGAGGACCGTCCCTGCCATCTGTATCCTGCTCTCCAAAGACCCTCTCAATCCTCAGGAGCCTGGATACCAACCTCCACAAACTCTTACCACAGAGGACATGTGTGGGACATGTGGCGTCATGCACAACACGCCTCATGGTCCACCCTCAGCCAAGAGACTCCGCATGGAAGAATGTGTATGCTCCTTCACCTCCTAA